One Streptomyces sp. CNQ-509 DNA window includes the following coding sequences:
- a CDS encoding LysR family transcriptional regulator, whose translation MELRDIEIFLALAEELHFGRTAERLHVSQARVSQSIAKQERRIGAPLFERTSRRVELTAIGARLHDDLKAGYQRIQDGIESAAAAARGTTGVLTLGLMCAQAFDQASILARFKDRYPGVELRFREVVFSDPFGMLRAGDVDLEVTWLPVREPDLTVGPVLAREPHVLMVAEGHPFAARGAVSLEDLADCSFPQPVNPVPAYWMEALMPARTPSGRPIPADGPKIATFQEAQAVVAAGDAVCVVQGEAARHFPRPGIAYVPITEQPMGVWGLIWRTAHETPLVRAFVQSAVDTLAEAAQAAPGTGAPQVPQVPEPAPAVPQPAAARG comes from the coding sequence ATGGAGCTGCGGGACATAGAGATATTCCTCGCGCTCGCCGAGGAGCTGCACTTCGGCCGTACCGCGGAGCGGCTGCACGTCTCGCAGGCGCGCGTCAGCCAGTCGATCGCCAAGCAGGAGCGCCGCATCGGCGCCCCGCTCTTCGAGCGCACCAGCCGCCGGGTGGAGCTGACGGCCATCGGGGCGCGGCTCCACGACGACCTGAAGGCGGGCTACCAGCGGATCCAGGACGGCATCGAATCCGCCGCCGCGGCGGCCCGCGGGACGACGGGGGTGCTGACGCTGGGGCTGATGTGCGCCCAGGCGTTCGACCAGGCGTCGATCCTCGCACGCTTCAAGGACCGCTACCCGGGGGTCGAGCTGCGCTTCCGCGAGGTGGTCTTCAGCGACCCGTTCGGGATGCTGCGGGCGGGCGACGTGGACCTGGAGGTCACCTGGCTCCCGGTGCGCGAGCCGGATCTGACGGTGGGCCCGGTGCTGGCCCGCGAGCCGCACGTGCTGATGGTCGCGGAGGGACACCCCTTCGCCGCCCGCGGGGCCGTGAGCCTCGAAGACCTCGCGGACTGCTCGTTCCCGCAGCCGGTGAACCCGGTCCCGGCGTACTGGATGGAGGCCCTGATGCCGGCGCGTACGCCGTCGGGGCGGCCGATCCCCGCGGACGGGCCGAAGATCGCCACGTTCCAGGAGGCCCAGGCGGTCGTCGCGGCCGGGGACGCGGTGTGCGTGGTGCAGGGCGAGGCGGCGCGGCACTTCCCGCGCCCCGGCATCGCGTACGTGCCGATCACGGAGCAGCCGATGGGCGTCTGGGGGCTGATCTGGCGTACGGCGCACGAGACGCCGCTGGTACGGGCCTTCGTGCAGTCCGCCGTCGACACCCTCGCCGAGGCGGCGCAGGCGGCACCCGGCACGGGCGCACCTCAGGTGCCGCAGGTCCCGGAGCCGGCGCCCGCCGTTCCCCAGCCTGCGGCCGCCCGCGGCTGA
- a CDS encoding SDR family NAD(P)-dependent oxidoreductase: MTATARTGRVWFVTTAGHGAGRAVTATALARGDRVAAVVPDEAARDRLLARHEEHRRRLFVRALDVADNWSVNATVCAAADRFGRLDAIVNDARPPRPSPGGTAAGDAAAPVGWIPEPAARARMESAFFGPLWVAQAVLPLLYAQRSGHLLQLCGSVAPPGAPGTALDRAATCAVVALSRAAAGEAARAGVDISVVGGRPDAGALLRLVDGAAARRRDATAPAPDPASPSASASAAGHGAAA, from the coding sequence ATGACCGCCACCGCACGTACGGGCAGGGTCTGGTTCGTCACCACGGCAGGACACGGCGCGGGCCGGGCCGTCACCGCGACCGCGCTGGCCCGCGGCGACCGCGTCGCCGCCGTCGTACCGGACGAGGCCGCCAGGGACCGGCTGCTGGCGCGGCACGAGGAGCACCGGCGCAGGCTGTTCGTACGGGCGCTGGACGTGGCCGACAACTGGTCGGTGAACGCCACGGTGTGCGCGGCGGCCGACCGGTTCGGACGCCTCGACGCGATCGTCAACGACGCCCGCCCGCCGCGCCCCTCCCCCGGCGGCACCGCCGCCGGGGACGCGGCCGCGCCGGTCGGGTGGATACCCGAGCCGGCGGCGCGGGCGCGGATGGAGTCGGCGTTCTTCGGCCCGCTGTGGGTCGCGCAGGCCGTCCTGCCGCTGCTGTACGCGCAGCGCTCCGGCCATCTGCTGCAGCTCTGCGGCTCCGTCGCCCCGCCCGGTGCCCCGGGCACCGCTCTTGACCGCGCCGCCACCTGCGCGGTGGTGGCGCTGAGCCGGGCGGCGGCGGGCGAGGCGGCCCGCGCCGGCGTCGACATCAGCGTCGTCGGCGGCCGTCCGGACGCCGGGGCGCTGCTGCGCCTCGTCGACGGCGCCGCTGCCCGCCGCCGGGACGCCACCGCCCCCGCTCCCGACCCCGCTTCCCCCTCCGCATCCGCTTCCGCCGCAGGTCACGGCGCGGCGGCCTGA
- a CDS encoding GNAT family N-acetyltransferase, which translates to MSSPVEIAVVRDAAPAAAAWRAVVAAARAADLPGVPAPVREEVLAGLRGDAHAGGTMPPAWAATGAEGEVTAVAGVRPASPGPARTAADLQLYVHPAARRRGTGTLMLAAVAAAAREGGWSALRAAAPACTPADVFCLRHGFVRERVVHHLLLPLAEVHRAWLAELVYADHPGYRLTTWYAPAIPASGPPEPRTGGAPAAAEDPGGLAAAVPGFAFGTGSGVPEPGSGRLLTVAALHTGTGAVAGYTEVLIPPAPAPRAQHCHLAVVPAHRRRGLGRWITAELLRRLHAEHPQVSEVETAAADGDGAILALGEQLGFRPYRRTHDYRLHLPG; encoded by the coding sequence ATGAGTTCACCGGTGGAGATCGCCGTCGTACGCGACGCCGCGCCGGCCGCCGCCGCGTGGCGCGCGGTCGTCGCCGCCGCGAGGGCGGCGGACCTGCCCGGCGTGCCCGCGCCGGTACGGGAAGAGGTCCTCGCCGGACTGCGGGGGGACGCCCACGCCGGCGGCACGATGCCGCCGGCGTGGGCGGCCACGGGGGCGGAGGGCGAGGTGACGGCCGTCGCGGGGGTGCGGCCGGCCTCGCCCGGCCCGGCCCGTACGGCCGCGGACCTCCAGCTCTACGTCCACCCCGCCGCCCGCCGCCGCGGCACCGGCACCCTGATGCTGGCGGCCGTCGCCGCCGCGGCCCGGGAGGGCGGCTGGTCCGCCCTGCGGGCGGCCGCCCCGGCGTGCACGCCCGCCGACGTCTTCTGCCTGCGCCACGGCTTCGTCCGCGAGCGCGTCGTCCACCATCTGCTGCTGCCGCTGGCCGAGGTGCACCGCGCCTGGCTGGCCGAACTGGTCTACGCCGACCACCCGGGCTACCGCCTCACCACCTGGTACGCCCCCGCCATCCCCGCGTCCGGCCCGCCCGAGCCCCGTACCGGAGGTGCGCCGGCCGCCGCCGAGGACCCCGGTGGGCTCGCCGCGGCCGTCCCCGGCTTCGCCTTCGGCACCGGCTCCGGCGTGCCGGAGCCCGGCAGCGGCCGGCTGCTGACGGTGGCCGCCCTGCACACCGGCACGGGCGCCGTCGCGGGCTACACCGAAGTGCTCATCCCGCCCGCCCCCGCTCCGCGTGCCCAGCACTGCCACCTGGCGGTCGTGCCCGCCCACCGCCGCCGCGGCCTGGGCCGCTGGATCACCGCCGAGCTGCTGCGCCGGCTGCACGCCGAGCATCCGCAGGTCAGCGAGGTGGAGACCGCGGCGGCCGACGGCGACGGCGCGATCCTCGCCCTCGGCGAGCAGCTCGGCTTCCGCCCGTACCGCCGCACCCACGACTACCGGCTGCACCTGCCCGGCTGA
- a CDS encoding helix-turn-helix domain-containing protein — protein MARTELGAFLTARRAGVTPAAANLPVTGERRVPGLRREEVALLAGVSADYYVRLEQGRERSPSAQVLDALAAALRLDEDGRLHLFRLAGLGPRARAAAVPDRVEPSLLALMDAWPHNPAVVHNRAYDVLASNAIADALFLGWSHSRNLMEVVFTDPAARSFYRDWHDVARNSVAGFRLGHGAAPGDPRVRQVLAGLLESSPEFAELWARHDARGKALEHKRFAHPAVGPLTLTMQAFGVRAAPGQELVVYHAEPGSPGAEALALLGSLAAAPGPGPG, from the coding sequence ATGGCACGTACCGAGCTGGGCGCCTTCCTCACCGCGCGCCGCGCCGGCGTCACCCCGGCCGCGGCGAACCTCCCGGTCACGGGGGAACGCCGGGTGCCGGGGCTGCGGCGCGAGGAGGTCGCCCTGCTGGCGGGGGTGAGCGCCGACTACTACGTACGGCTGGAGCAGGGCCGGGAGCGGTCACCCTCCGCGCAGGTGCTCGACGCGCTCGCCGCCGCGCTGCGGCTGGACGAGGACGGCAGGCTGCACCTGTTCCGGCTGGCGGGGCTCGGACCGCGCGCCCGCGCCGCGGCGGTGCCGGACCGGGTGGAGCCGAGCCTGCTTGCCCTCATGGACGCCTGGCCGCACAACCCGGCGGTCGTCCACAACCGCGCCTATGACGTGCTCGCCTCGAACGCCATCGCGGACGCGCTCTTCCTCGGCTGGTCCCACTCGCGCAACCTCATGGAGGTCGTGTTCACCGACCCCGCGGCCCGCTCCTTCTACCGCGACTGGCACGACGTGGCGCGCAACTCCGTCGCCGGCTTCCGCCTCGGGCACGGCGCGGCCCCCGGCGACCCGCGGGTGCGGCAGGTGCTCGCCGGACTGCTGGAGTCGAGCCCGGAGTTCGCGGAGCTGTGGGCGCGGCACGACGCCCGCGGCAAGGCGCTGGAGCACAAGCGCTTCGCGCACCCCGCCGTGGGTCCGCTGACGCTGACGATGCAGGCGTTCGGCGTACGCGCCGCCCCGGGGCAGGAGCTGGTCGTCTACCACGCGGAGCCCGGCTCACCCGGCGCCGAGGCGCTCGCGCTCCTCGGCTCGCTCGCCGCCGCCCCTGGTCCCGGCCCCGGCTGA
- a CDS encoding SDR family oxidoreductase — translation MTTQHAEQTPAVPKTVLVTGASSGIGEAVAARLAAEGHRVVAGARRTDRLKALAERTAAAAARTGGALEPVRLDVTDRADVEDFVSGARARHGRVDVFVANAGVMPLSRLDSLLVDEWDRMIDVNVRGLLHGIAAALPVFGAQGSGHFVTVASVGAHEVVPTSAVYSATKHAAWAITEGLRQEADPSVRVTTVSPGVVTSELAGTITDPGAAEAMRTYRAHAIAPDAIAAAVSYALSQPPEVDVNEIVVRPAHQR, via the coding sequence ATGACCACACAGCACGCAGAGCAGACCCCCGCCGTCCCGAAGACCGTCCTCGTCACCGGCGCCAGCAGCGGCATCGGCGAGGCCGTCGCCGCCCGGCTCGCCGCCGAGGGCCACCGGGTGGTGGCCGGCGCCCGCCGCACCGACCGCCTGAAGGCCCTGGCGGAGCGCACCGCCGCCGCCGCTGCCCGTACCGGCGGTGCGCTGGAGCCCGTACGGCTCGACGTGACGGACCGGGCGGACGTCGAGGACTTCGTCTCCGGCGCCCGCGCCCGCCACGGCCGCGTCGACGTGTTCGTCGCCAACGCCGGGGTGATGCCGCTGTCGCGGCTGGACTCCCTCCTCGTCGACGAGTGGGACCGCATGATCGACGTGAACGTCCGCGGGCTGCTCCACGGCATCGCCGCGGCGCTGCCCGTGTTCGGCGCCCAGGGCTCCGGGCACTTCGTCACGGTCGCCAGCGTCGGCGCCCACGAGGTCGTCCCCACCAGCGCCGTGTACTCCGCCACCAAGCACGCGGCCTGGGCGATCACCGAGGGCCTGCGGCAGGAGGCCGACCCCTCGGTACGGGTGACGACCGTCTCGCCCGGCGTCGTCACCTCCGAGCTCGCCGGCACCATCACCGACCCCGGCGCCGCCGAGGCCATGCGCACCTACCGCGCGCACGCGATCGCCCCGGACGCCATCGCCGCGGCCGTCTCGTACGCCCTGTCCCAGCCGCCGGAGGTGGACGTCAACGAGATCGTCGTGCGCCCGGCCCACCAGCGCTGA
- a CDS encoding GatB/YqeY domain-containing protein, whose protein sequence is MTAAAAGPPTDPGTTEDAQALRSLMRADLRAAMKARRRETVSALRTALAAIDNAEAVEAPAAPADEGSEHVAGARSGVGSAEAARRVLSAGDVRALLQAQITERRAEAGVYESAGRAEAADRLRREADALAAYLTP, encoded by the coding sequence ATGACAGCGGCAGCGGCGGGACCGCCCACGGACCCGGGGACGACCGAGGACGCGCAGGCACTGCGGTCCCTCATGCGCGCGGACCTCCGCGCCGCGATGAAGGCACGCAGGCGCGAAACCGTCTCCGCGCTGCGCACGGCGCTGGCCGCCATCGACAACGCCGAAGCCGTCGAGGCCCCCGCCGCCCCGGCGGACGAGGGGAGCGAGCACGTCGCCGGCGCCCGGTCCGGCGTCGGCTCGGCGGAGGCGGCCCGCCGGGTGCTCTCCGCAGGCGACGTACGCGCCCTGCTGCAGGCGCAGATCACCGAGCGCCGTGCCGAGGCCGGGGTCTACGAGAGCGCCGGCCGGGCCGAGGCCGCGGACCGGCTGCGCCGCGAAGCCGACGCGCTCGCCGCGTACCTGACCCCGTAG